A single region of the Salarchaeum japonicum genome encodes:
- a CDS encoding 30S ribosomal protein S4e has protein sequence MTKHQKRLSVPKSWPVERKTDTFTAKATAGPHGESGVPLVVVLRDVLEYVNTKKEAKYAINNAGVLVNGGTVNDVNRPIGMFDILAFPDRDEYYRVFPDEGGRLGLTAIDEDAAGSKLGKIEGKTLVSGGDVQLNLHDGQNILVEEDEYSGTDSVVIDNETNEVVAHFVFEEGALVTAVAGQHAGEIGEIDEIQVAPGSADNTIVVDTDDGMFETVQNYVVVIDENFVGGEDADEASEERQTASEGDDE, from the coding sequence ATGACGAAACACCAGAAACGACTCTCCGTTCCGAAGTCGTGGCCCGTCGAGCGGAAGACGGACACGTTCACGGCGAAGGCGACCGCCGGCCCCCACGGGGAATCCGGCGTGCCGCTCGTCGTCGTGCTTCGTGACGTCCTGGAGTACGTGAACACGAAGAAGGAAGCGAAGTACGCCATCAACAACGCGGGCGTGCTCGTCAACGGCGGAACCGTGAACGATGTCAACCGTCCCATCGGGATGTTCGACATCCTCGCGTTCCCCGACCGCGACGAGTACTACCGCGTGTTCCCCGACGAGGGCGGCCGCCTCGGCCTCACGGCCATCGACGAGGACGCCGCCGGTTCGAAACTCGGGAAAATCGAGGGCAAGACGCTCGTCAGCGGTGGCGACGTCCAGCTGAACCTCCACGACGGCCAGAACATCCTGGTCGAAGAAGACGAGTACAGCGGCACGGACTCGGTCGTCATCGACAACGAGACGAACGAGGTCGTCGCGCACTTCGTCTTCGAGGAGGGCGCGCTCGTCACCGCCGTCGCCGGCCAGCACGCCGGCGAAATCGGCGAAATCGACGAGATTCAGGTCGCCCCGGGTAGCGCGGACAACACCATCGTCGTCGACACCGACGACGGCATGTTCGAGACCGTGCAGAACTACGTCGTCGTCATCGACGAGAACTTCGTGGGTGGCGAGGACGCCGACGAGGCGTCCGAGGAACGTCAGACCGCGTCTGAAGGTGATGACGAATGA
- a CDS encoding 50S ribosomal protein L5, translated as MSEAEFDNEMREPRIEKVVVHMGVGQGGRDLQNAEEILEEIAGQESVRTTAKRTEPEFGIREGDPIGAKVTLRGEDAEDFLSRALPVADLTESKFDKTGNVSFGVEEHTDFPSQEYDPNVGIYGLDVTVNLVRGGYRVSKRDTRTRQIPSNHRLTPEDAIAFLEANFDVEVDA; from the coding sequence ATGAGTGAAGCCGAGTTCGACAACGAGATGCGCGAACCGCGCATCGAGAAGGTCGTCGTCCACATGGGCGTCGGCCAGGGTGGCCGCGACCTCCAGAACGCCGAGGAGATTCTGGAGGAGATCGCCGGCCAGGAGTCCGTTCGCACCACCGCGAAGCGCACCGAGCCCGAGTTCGGGATTCGCGAGGGCGACCCGATCGGCGCGAAGGTCACGCTCCGCGGCGAGGACGCAGAAGACTTCCTCTCTCGTGCGCTCCCCGTCGCCGACCTCACCGAGTCCAAGTTCGACAAGACTGGGAACGTGAGCTTCGGCGTCGAGGAACACACGGACTTCCCGAGCCAGGAGTACGACCCGAACGTCGGGATTTACGGGCTTGACGTCACCGTCAACCTCGTCCGCGGCGGGTATCGCGTGTCGAAGCGCGATACGCGCACGCGACAGATCCCGTCGAACCACCGACTGACGCCCGAGGACGCAATCGCGTTCCTCGAAGCGAACTTCGACGTCGAGGTGGACGCATGA
- a CDS encoding 30S ribosomal protein S14 produces MSDEHEETGQSHECRRCGRNQGLVGKYDIWLCRQCFREIARTMGFKKYS; encoded by the coding sequence ATGAGCGACGAACACGAAGAAACCGGCCAGTCCCACGAGTGCCGCCGCTGCGGCCGCAATCAGGGTCTCGTCGGGAAGTACGACATCTGGCTGTGCCGACAGTGCTTCCGCGAGATCGCTCGGACGATGGGATTCAAGAAGTACAGCTAA
- a CDS encoding 30S ribosomal protein S8: protein MTGKDPLADALSGLDNSESVGHLTYTVSTASNMVGSVLEVLYDRGYIDGFEYVEDGKGGTFEVELKGAINECGPVKPRYSAGVDDFEKWEKRFLPARDYGTLVVTTSRGIMSHYEAREQGVGGQVIAYVY, encoded by the coding sequence ATGACAGGAAAAGACCCACTCGCCGACGCCCTCTCGGGACTCGATAACTCCGAGAGCGTCGGCCACCTCACGTACACGGTATCGACCGCCTCGAACATGGTCGGCTCCGTCCTCGAGGTCCTCTACGACCGCGGGTACATCGACGGCTTCGAATACGTCGAAGACGGCAAGGGCGGCACGTTCGAGGTCGAACTGAAGGGTGCCATCAACGAGTGCGGCCCGGTCAAGCCCCGTTACTCTGCGGGCGTCGACGACTTCGAGAAGTGGGAGAAGCGGTTCCTCCCCGCCCGTGACTACGGGACGCTCGTCGTGACGACCAGCCGCGGCATCATGAGCCACTACGAGGCCCGCGAACAGGGCGTCGGTGGCCAAGTAATCGCATACGTCTACTAA
- a CDS encoding 50S ribosomal protein L6: MARIELEIPDDVTVEVDHLDVTVDGPEGSVTRRLWYPDVSVSVDDESVVIESDTENRKTTATMGTFESHLSNMFHGVSEGWEYRMEVHYSHFPMQVNVEGDEVVIENFLGERAPRRTPVRGDTDVQVDGEELTLSGPSKEDVGQTAADIEQLTRVTDKDTRVFQDGVYIVEKPTGGA, from the coding sequence ATGGCACGAATAGAACTCGAAATTCCGGACGACGTGACGGTCGAGGTCGACCACCTCGACGTGACGGTCGACGGCCCGGAGGGGTCCGTGACGCGACGCCTCTGGTACCCCGACGTGAGCGTGTCCGTCGATGACGAGTCGGTCGTCATCGAGAGCGACACCGAGAACCGCAAGACGACCGCGACGATGGGGACGTTCGAGAGCCACCTCTCGAACATGTTCCACGGCGTGAGCGAGGGCTGGGAGTACCGGATGGAAGTCCACTACTCTCACTTCCCGATGCAGGTGAACGTCGAGGGCGACGAAGTGGTCATCGAGAACTTCCTCGGTGAGCGCGCGCCCCGCCGCACGCCCGTTCGCGGCGACACCGACGTCCAGGTGGACGGCGAGGAACTCACCCTCTCCGGCCCCAGCAAGGAGGACGTCGGGCAGACCGCCGCCGACATCGAACAGCTCACCCGGGTGACGGACAAGGACACGCGCGTCTTCCAGGACGGCGTGTACATCGTCGAGAAACCCACGGGAGGTGCCTAA
- a CDS encoding 50S ribosomal protein L32e, with protein MADEPQELEDISGVGPSKAEALREAGYETIDDVKAASQSELADVDGVGNALAARIKADVGGLEVESETEGEVEEAEPAEEEEETEEEVETELVPRGHAEKTPDLDEETKRLLSQRDRIGTPQFNRQDHHKKKRVSTSWRRPRGTLSKQRRGIKGKGDTVQAGFRSPTAVRGKHPSGFEDVLVHNANDLDDIDPDTEAARIASKVGDRKRETIEDKAEDLGIRVLNPTYIEVEVEGDNE; from the coding sequence ATGGCTGACGAACCACAAGAACTCGAAGACATCTCCGGCGTTGGACCGTCCAAGGCCGAAGCGCTCCGCGAGGCCGGCTACGAGACCATCGACGACGTGAAGGCGGCGAGCCAGAGCGAACTGGCCGACGTCGACGGCGTCGGGAACGCGCTCGCGGCCCGTATCAAGGCCGACGTCGGCGGACTCGAAGTCGAGTCCGAGACGGAGGGCGAGGTCGAGGAGGCCGAGCCCGCGGAGGAAGAAGAAGAGACTGAGGAAGAAGTCGAGACGGAACTCGTCCCGCGCGGGCACGCGGAGAAGACGCCCGACCTGGACGAGGAGACGAAGCGCCTGCTCTCGCAGCGCGACCGCATCGGCACGCCCCAGTTCAACCGACAGGATCACCACAAGAAAAAGCGCGTCTCCACGTCGTGGCGACGCCCCCGCGGCACGCTCTCGAAGCAGCGCCGCGGTATCAAGGGGAAGGGCGACACCGTGCAGGCGGGCTTCCGCTCGCCGACGGCCGTTCGGGGCAAGCACCCGAGCGGGTTCGAGGACGTTCTCGTGCACAACGCGAACGACCTCGACGACATCGACCCCGACACGGAAGCCGCCCGCATCGCCTCGAAGGTCGGCGACCGGAAGCGCGAGACCATCGAGGACAAGGCGGAAGACCTCGGGATTCGCGTTCTCAACCCCACCTACATCGAAGTCGAAGTGGAGGGAGACAATGAGTGA
- a CDS encoding 50S ribosomal protein L19e has protein sequence MSDLSAQKRLAADVLDVGENRVWFDPEAQGEIVDAITREDIRELVDEGIIQSKDARGNSRGRARERNEKRAYGHRKGPGTRKGKAGARQNEKEQWEATIRAQRRTLRELRDDGELTPSQYRELYNMANGGEFDSVARLETYIDEHYGEN, from the coding sequence ATGAGTGACCTGAGCGCACAGAAGCGGCTCGCCGCCGACGTCCTCGACGTCGGTGAGAACCGCGTCTGGTTCGACCCCGAAGCACAGGGCGAAATCGTCGACGCCATCACGCGCGAGGACATCCGCGAACTCGTCGACGAGGGAATCATTCAGTCGAAGGACGCCCGCGGGAACTCCCGTGGCCGCGCACGCGAGCGCAACGAGAAGCGCGCGTACGGCCACCGGAAGGGCCCCGGTACCCGGAAGGGGAAGGCGGGCGCTCGACAGAACGAGAAAGAACAGTGGGAGGCGACGATTCGCGCGCAGCGACGGACGCTCCGCGAACTCCGCGACGACGGCGAACTCACGCCCAGCCAGTACCGCGAACTCTACAACATGGCGAACGGTGGCGAGTTCGACAGCGTCGCGCGTCTCGAAACGTACATCGACGAACACTACGGTGAAAACTAA
- a CDS encoding 50S ribosomal protein L18 produces MATGPRYKVPMRRRREVRTDYHQRLRLLKSGKPRLVARKSNNHVTAQLVVTGPNGDETVASATSEDLSEYGWDAPTGNLPSAYLTGLLAGQRAVDAGVEEAVLDIGLNTATQGSKVFAIQEGAIDAGLDIPHNEDVFADWQRTRGSHIAEYAESLEDGLYSGDFDATELPEHFDDVLETITED; encoded by the coding sequence ATGGCAACTGGACCACGCTATAAGGTGCCGATGCGGCGACGCCGCGAGGTCCGGACCGACTACCATCAGAGGTTGCGCCTCCTCAAGTCGGGGAAACCCCGGCTTGTCGCTCGCAAGAGCAACAACCACGTCACGGCGCAGCTGGTCGTTACCGGACCCAACGGCGACGAAACCGTCGCGAGCGCGACGTCCGAAGACCTCTCCGAGTACGGCTGGGACGCCCCGACGGGCAACCTCCCGAGCGCGTACCTCACCGGCCTCCTGGCCGGACAGCGAGCCGTCGACGCCGGTGTCGAGGAAGCCGTCCTCGACATCGGCCTGAACACGGCGACGCAGGGGTCGAAGGTCTTCGCGATTCAGGAAGGCGCTATCGACGCCGGCCTCGACATCCCGCACAACGAGGACGTCTTCGCGGACTGGCAGCGTACTCGCGGTTCGCACATCGCGGAGTACGCGGAGTCCCTGGAGGACGGCCTGTACAGCGGCGATTTCGACGCCACGGAACTGCCCGAGCACTTCGACGACGTGCTCGAAACGATTACGGAGGACTAA
- a CDS encoding 30S ribosomal protein S5 has translation MSYDSWQPKTRLGRLVQDGEIDTMSDALNTGLPLKEPEIVDTLLPGMDDEVLDINMVQRMTDSGRRVKFRCSVVVGNRDGFVGYAEGRDDQVGGAIEKAIGIAKLNIIDVSRGCGSWECGCGRPHTVALKTTGKAGSVEVELRPAPRGLGLAGGETVRHVLDLAGIEDIWTRSSGKTRTTVNFAKATFNALRNTAEARVPERTREKREVIE, from the coding sequence ATGAGCTACGACAGCTGGCAACCCAAGACACGCCTCGGTCGTCTCGTCCAGGACGGCGAGATCGACACGATGTCGGACGCGCTCAACACCGGCCTCCCGCTCAAGGAGCCCGAAATCGTCGACACTCTCCTTCCGGGGATGGACGACGAAGTGCTGGACATCAACATGGTTCAGCGCATGACGGACTCCGGCCGCCGCGTGAAGTTCCGATGCTCGGTTGTCGTCGGGAACCGCGACGGCTTCGTCGGGTACGCCGAGGGGCGTGACGACCAGGTCGGCGGCGCCATCGAGAAGGCGATCGGTATCGCGAAACTGAACATCATCGACGTTTCCCGCGGCTGTGGGTCGTGGGAGTGTGGCTGTGGGCGTCCGCACACGGTCGCGCTCAAGACGACCGGCAAGGCCGGGAGCGTCGAAGTCGAACTCCGTCCCGCCCCGCGCGGCCTCGGTCTCGCGGGCGGTGAGACGGTTCGGCACGTGCTCGACCTCGCCGGTATCGAGGACATCTGGACGCGCTCGTCCGGGAAGACCCGGACGACGGTGAACTTCGCGAAGGCGACGTTCAACGCGCTCCGCAACACCGCGGAAGCCCGCGTTCCCGAGCGCACGCGCGAGAAGCGCGAGGTGATCGAGTGA
- the rpmD gene encoding 50S ribosomal protein L30 — MQAVVQLRGDVNMRETVEDTLDMLNIHSVNHCALVPETETYRGMVAKVNDYVAYGEPSEDVLVTLLEKRAEPAEGDADVDDEWLAENTEYDSVEDFASALLAEETTLREQGLSPVLRLHPPRGGHKGIKQPQADGGQLGKHTTEEIDSLLKEMR, encoded by the coding sequence ATGCAGGCAGTCGTTCAACTCCGCGGCGACGTGAACATGCGTGAGACCGTGGAGGACACGCTCGACATGCTGAACATTCACAGCGTGAACCACTGCGCGCTCGTCCCCGAGACGGAGACGTACCGCGGGATGGTCGCGAAGGTCAACGACTACGTCGCGTACGGCGAACCGAGCGAGGACGTGCTCGTGACGCTGCTCGAAAAGCGCGCGGAGCCCGCGGAGGGCGACGCCGACGTGGACGACGAGTGGCTCGCGGAGAACACGGAGTACGACTCGGTCGAGGACTTCGCGTCCGCCCTCCTCGCGGAGGAGACGACGCTTCGCGAACAGGGTCTCTCGCCCGTCCTCCGCCTCCACCCGCCCCGCGGCGGTCACAAGGGCATCAAGCAGCCGCAGGCCGACGGCGGCCAGCTCGGCAAGCACACGACCGAGGAGATAGACAGCCTCCTCAAGGAGATGCGATAA
- a CDS encoding uL15m family ribosomal protein, whose protein sequence is MTDKKRRQRGTRTHGGGSHKNRRGAGHRGGRGNAGRDKHEFHNYEPLGKHGFTRPEKVKETVLEVSVRELDEDAALLAADGLAEETDFGYRIDARDVVEDGHEADAVKVLGGGQVRNQLEVTADAFTASAVELIEEEGGDAVLSERAEEENED, encoded by the coding sequence ATGACTGATAAGAAACGACGCCAGCGCGGCACGCGCACGCACGGCGGCGGCAGTCACAAGAACCGGCGCGGCGCCGGTCACCGTGGTGGCCGCGGCAACGCGGGCCGCGACAAACACGAGTTCCACAACTACGAACCGCTCGGCAAACACGGCTTCACGCGCCCCGAGAAGGTCAAGGAGACCGTGCTCGAAGTCTCCGTCCGCGAACTCGACGAGGACGCCGCGTTGCTCGCGGCGGACGGTCTCGCGGAGGAGACGGACTTCGGCTACCGAATCGACGCTCGCGACGTGGTCGAGGACGGCCACGAGGCCGACGCCGTGAAGGTGCTCGGCGGCGGGCAGGTTCGGAACCAGCTCGAAGTCACGGCGGACGCGTTCACGGCGTCCGCGGTCGAACTCATCGAGGAAGAGGGCGGCGACGCCGTCCTCTCCGAGCGCGCGGAAGAAGAGAACGAGGACTAA
- the secY gene encoding preprotein translocase subunit SecY — protein MGWKEAAEPVLTRMPAVQRPEGHVPFRRKLAWTAGILVLYFFLTNIPVWGAGGLAGNDVFGRFRSLLAGSQGSVLQLGIGPIVTASIVLQLLGGANLLGLDTSDPRDQALYQGLQKVLVIAMIVITGLPMVFLGNYLPPQQAVYGALGIGSFGMQVLIFAQIAAGGVLILFMDEVVSKWGVGSGIGLFIVAGVSQSLVTGIIDPSAGILATWFSIITGSLSVPPLLTSQGLGFLLIDAALLSIFTTALIYGVVVYAESVRVEIPLSHARVKGARGRFPVKLIYASVLPMILVRAVQMNISFVGRLLNNQLGSGMPGWLGVYSDGQAVGGLFYFFSPIQSRGEWMPWLGQSAATHEAWEIALRVGVDLTFMLVGGAIFAIFWVETADMGPEATAKQIQNSGMQIPGFRQNVGVIEKVMERYIPQVTVIGGALVGLLAVLANMLGTIGQVTGTGLLLTISITYKLYEEIAEEQMMDMHPMMRQMFGNE, from the coding sequence ATGGGCTGGAAGGAGGCTGCTGAACCGGTTCTCACGCGGATGCCCGCGGTCCAGCGACCGGAAGGACACGTCCCGTTCCGTCGGAAGCTCGCGTGGACGGCCGGTATCCTCGTCCTCTACTTCTTCCTGACGAACATCCCGGTCTGGGGCGCGGGCGGTCTCGCGGGGAACGACGTCTTCGGGCGGTTCCGGAGCCTGCTCGCGGGCTCGCAGGGCTCGGTGCTCCAGCTCGGTATCGGACCGATCGTCACGGCGAGCATCGTCCTCCAACTCCTCGGCGGTGCGAACCTCCTCGGGTTGGACACGAGCGACCCCCGAGACCAGGCGCTCTATCAGGGTCTCCAGAAAGTCCTCGTGATAGCGATGATCGTCATCACCGGACTGCCGATGGTGTTCCTCGGGAACTACCTTCCGCCGCAGCAAGCCGTCTACGGCGCGCTCGGCATCGGTTCGTTCGGGATGCAGGTGTTGATATTCGCCCAGATCGCCGCCGGTGGCGTCCTCATCCTCTTCATGGACGAGGTCGTCTCCAAGTGGGGCGTCGGGTCCGGTATCGGCCTGTTCATCGTCGCGGGCGTCTCGCAGAGCCTCGTGACGGGTATCATCGACCCGTCCGCGGGCATCCTCGCGACGTGGTTCAGCATTATCACCGGGTCGCTCTCGGTGCCGCCGCTGCTCACGTCGCAGGGCCTCGGGTTCCTGCTCATCGACGCCGCGTTGCTCTCCATCTTCACGACCGCGCTCATCTACGGCGTCGTCGTGTACGCGGAGAGCGTTCGCGTCGAGATTCCGCTCAGTCACGCTCGCGTGAAGGGCGCACGGGGCCGGTTCCCGGTGAAGCTCATCTACGCGAGCGTCCTGCCGATGATTCTCGTTCGCGCGGTTCAGATGAACATCAGCTTCGTCGGCCGCCTCCTCAACAACCAACTCGGGTCGGGGATGCCGGGCTGGCTCGGCGTCTACTCGGACGGGCAGGCCGTCGGCGGTCTGTTCTACTTCTTCAGCCCGATTCAGAGTCGGGGCGAGTGGATGCCGTGGCTCGGGCAGTCCGCGGCCACCCACGAGGCGTGGGAGATAGCGCTCCGCGTCGGCGTGGACTTGACGTTCATGCTCGTCGGCGGCGCTATCTTCGCCATCTTCTGGGTGGAGACCGCCGACATGGGTCCGGAGGCGACCGCGAAACAGATCCAGAACTCGGGCATGCAGATTCCCGGGTTCCGGCAGAACGTCGGCGTCATCGAGAAAGTCATGGAGCGCTACATCCCCCAGGTGACCGTCATCGGGGGTGCGCTCGTCGGCCTGCTCGCCGTCCTGGCGAACATGCTCGGCACCATCGGCCAGGTCACCGGGACCGGCCTCCTGCTCACAATCTCCATCACGTACAAGCTGTACGAGGAGATAGCCGAAGAGCAGATGATGGACATGCACCCGATGATGCGCCAGATGTTCGGGAACGAGTAA
- the trkA gene encoding Trk system potassium transporter TrkA, which translates to MRILVIGAGEVGSSIAGSLADAHEIVVLDVDGDRVDSLTFEHDVLAIQGDGTSLDDLEAAEAASADVVIASTDEDETNLAACATVKTVTDAFTIARVEQPSFLRTWQRSRGVFGVDFMVCTDLLTAQAIVRIVGLPTARDVDPFANGLVQMAEFEVSAESPLAGQTVAEADTFDALTFAALVRDEEVVLPRGDTVIEPNDQIIVIGRPDSVEAFAGAVSPEAETDVEDVVVVGGSTTAYQVTRLLEERGLSPTLIEQDEARARELAEALPDTTVLQHDATDRDFLEREHIGDADFVVSMLDSDEKNLLVALLAKRVGAARTVAVVDNPQYVPLFQTVGVDVAVNPREVTAEDITRFTRERQAENVAIIEPEKAEVLEVEVGPESVLVGRPIREAVADLPAGFVIGAITRDGQFVTPRGDTVVEPNDHVVALVTNEAHDEVADQL; encoded by the coding sequence GTGCGAATCCTCGTCATCGGCGCGGGCGAAGTCGGGTCGAGTATCGCGGGAAGCCTCGCGGACGCGCACGAAATCGTCGTGTTGGACGTGGACGGCGACCGCGTCGATTCGTTGACGTTCGAGCACGACGTGCTCGCGATTCAGGGCGACGGCACGTCCCTGGACGACCTCGAAGCGGCGGAGGCCGCGTCCGCGGACGTGGTCATCGCGAGCACCGACGAGGACGAGACGAACCTCGCGGCGTGCGCGACGGTGAAGACGGTGACGGACGCGTTCACCATCGCGCGCGTCGAACAGCCGTCCTTCCTGCGGACGTGGCAGCGCTCCCGGGGCGTGTTCGGCGTGGACTTCATGGTGTGCACCGACCTCCTGACCGCGCAGGCCATCGTGCGCATCGTCGGACTGCCGACGGCGCGGGACGTAGACCCGTTCGCGAACGGACTCGTGCAGATGGCGGAGTTCGAGGTCAGCGCGGAGAGCCCGCTCGCCGGGCAGACCGTCGCGGAGGCGGACACGTTCGACGCGTTGACGTTCGCGGCCCTGGTGCGCGACGAGGAGGTCGTGTTGCCGCGCGGCGACACCGTCATCGAGCCGAACGACCAAATCATCGTCATCGGGCGACCCGACAGCGTGGAGGCGTTCGCGGGCGCGGTGTCGCCGGAGGCGGAGACGGACGTCGAGGACGTGGTCGTGGTCGGCGGGAGCACGACGGCCTATCAGGTGACGCGCCTCCTCGAAGAGCGCGGGTTGTCGCCGACGCTCATCGAGCAGGACGAGGCGCGGGCGCGCGAACTCGCGGAAGCCCTCCCGGACACGACCGTCCTCCAGCACGACGCGACCGACCGCGACTTCCTGGAGCGCGAGCACATCGGGGACGCGGATTTCGTCGTGTCGATGCTGGACTCGGACGAGAAGAACCTGCTCGTCGCGCTGCTGGCGAAGCGCGTGGGCGCGGCGCGCACGGTCGCGGTCGTGGACAACCCCCAGTACGTCCCGCTGTTCCAGACGGTCGGCGTGGACGTGGCCGTGAACCCGCGCGAGGTGACTGCAGAGGACATCACGCGGTTCACCCGAGAGCGCCAGGCCGAGAACGTCGCCATCATCGAACCGGAGAAGGCGGAGGTGCTTGAAGTCGAGGTCGGCCCGGAGAGCGTGCTCGTCGGCCGGCCGATTCGGGAGGCGGTCGCCGACCTCCCCGCGGGGTTCGTCATCGGCGCTATCACGCGGGACGGCCAGTTCGTCACCCCGCGCGGTGACACGGTCGTGGAGCCGAACGACCACGTCGTCGCGCTCGTGACGAACGAGGCGCACGACGAGGTCGCAGACCAGCTATGA
- a CDS encoding TrkH family potassium uptake protein, whose protein sequence is MRLWVAWRASLSLVGTVVKWLSVPLLFPLALAAYYGDGVAVFAATIGVAFAAGWLLERLDDDPDLGSREAFLMVGVTWLAVSVVGALPYLLEAHGIPGVVAGSPDSTLADPVNALFESMSGFTTTGATVMGHISFDHHSRALMMWRQVTQWLGGMGIVVLALAILPQLSVGGAQLMEAEAPGPGLEKLTPRIAQTARRLWGLYLGLTALEVVVLALAHEVELAPNMGLYNAVAHGFTTMPTGGFSPAARSIEAFSAVAQWIIIPFMVAAGTNFALFWHATVGDRRFLDDTEFRWYVGVLGVLTAVLAGLLFTGQLTDAENVGRVAGAVEPALRHAAFQVAAIVTTTGYASMDFTLWGEPAKYLLFAMLFVGGSAGSTGGGIKIIRWIVVAKSVKRELFTTVHPDAVKPVRLGGRALDEKSVRGIHAFTLLYLGIVLVGTFLVALFGTHGGEPLTVFESLAATASTVGNVGPAFGFAGPMGNYLSFSAPAKLLMVAFMWIGRLEIFPVLVLLTRSYWAS, encoded by the coding sequence ATGAGGCTGTGGGTGGCGTGGCGGGCGAGCCTGAGCCTGGTCGGCACGGTCGTGAAGTGGCTGTCCGTCCCCCTGTTGTTCCCGCTCGCGCTCGCCGCCTACTACGGTGACGGCGTCGCCGTGTTCGCCGCGACTATCGGCGTCGCGTTCGCCGCGGGCTGGCTGCTCGAACGACTCGACGACGACCCCGACCTGGGGTCGCGGGAGGCCTTCCTGATGGTCGGCGTGACGTGGCTCGCGGTGAGCGTCGTCGGCGCGCTCCCCTACCTCCTCGAAGCCCACGGCATCCCGGGCGTCGTCGCGGGGAGTCCGGATTCGACGCTCGCAGACCCCGTGAACGCGCTGTTCGAGTCGATGAGCGGGTTCACGACCACGGGCGCGACCGTGATGGGACACATCTCCTTCGACCACCACTCGCGGGCGCTGATGATGTGGCGGCAGGTGACGCAGTGGCTCGGCGGCATGGGAATCGTCGTGCTCGCGCTCGCCATCCTTCCCCAGCTGTCGGTCGGCGGCGCGCAGTTGATGGAGGCCGAAGCCCCCGGCCCGGGCCTGGAGAAACTCACGCCCCGCATCGCGCAGACCGCGCGGCGGCTCTGGGGGCTCTACCTCGGTCTCACGGCGCTCGAAGTCGTCGTGCTCGCGCTCGCCCACGAGGTCGAACTCGCCCCGAACATGGGGCTGTACAACGCTGTCGCGCACGGATTCACGACGATGCCGACCGGCGGGTTCAGCCCGGCGGCGCGGTCTATCGAGGCGTTCTCCGCGGTCGCGCAGTGGATCATCATCCCGTTCATGGTCGCGGCGGGGACGAACTTCGCGCTGTTCTGGCACGCTACGGTCGGCGACCGCCGCTTCCTCGACGACACGGAGTTCCGGTGGTACGTCGGCGTGCTCGGCGTGCTCACCGCGGTTCTCGCCGGACTCCTGTTCACGGGTCAGTTGACGGACGCGGAGAACGTCGGGCGCGTCGCGGGCGCGGTCGAACCCGCGCTCCGGCACGCCGCGTTCCAGGTCGCCGCCATCGTCACGACCACCGGGTACGCGTCGATGGACTTCACGCTCTGGGGGGAGCCCGCGAAGTACCTCCTGTTCGCCATGCTGTTCGTCGGCGGGAGCGCGGGTAGCACCGGCGGCGGTATCAAGATAATCCGCTGGATAGTCGTTGCGAAGTCCGTCAAGCGCGAGCTGTTCACGACCGTCCACCCGGACGCGGTGAAGCCCGTGCGTCTCGGGGGGCGCGCGCTCGACGAGAAGTCCGTGCGCGGCATCCACGCGTTCACCCTCCTCTACCTCGGTATCGTGCTCGTCGGCACGTTCCTCGTCGCTCTCTTCGGCACGCACGGCGGCGAACCGCTCACGGTGTTCGAGTCGCTCGCCGCCACCGCTTCGACCGTCGGGAACGTCGGGCCGGCGTTCGGGTTCGCCGGGCCGATGGGGAACTACCTCTCGTTCTCCGCGCCCGCGAAACTCCTGATGGTCGCGTTCATGTGGATCGGCCGCCTCGAAATCTTCCCCGTGCTCGTCCTCCTCACCCGCTCCTACTGGGCGAGTTAA